Genomic DNA from Candidatus Hydrogenedentota bacterium:
TATACGCATGGATCCGCGTCTCGGGGAATTGGTCCTTCAGACAACGCAGCGCACGGTAACTCGGCCTGAAATCGTGCCCCCACATGCTGATGCAGTGCGCTTCATCCACTACAAAATAGGATACGCCCTGCTTTCGCAGAAACTCCAGGAACCGCGCCTGCGTGAGACGCTCCGGCGACGCGTAGAGCAATCGTATCCAGCCGGACTTGGCCTCCGCTGACACCTTGCGGCGCTCCTCGGGAGATTGCGCGCTGTTAAGATAGCCTGCCGGGATGCCCCGTTGTCGCAGCCTATCCACTTGGTCTTTCATGAGGGAGATCAACGGCGACACAACGACCGCAAGACCGCCCAGAACCAGAGAAGGCGCCTGATAGCAAAGAGATTTGCCCCCGCCCGTCGGCATCACCACGAGAGAATCCCGCCCACTCAAAATGGCATCCACGGCCTCCCGCTGAAGCGGGCGGAAAGCATCGAATCCCCAATATTCGCGGAGTATGCGTCTGATGCGGTCCATACAGGGCGAAAGAGTACCAGATCAGGGGGAGGCAGCCCAAACCGCGGCATCACCAAAAACGGCTTCACCGGAAACAGTACACGGCCCCCGTATCGGTGCTTACGTAAAGGGCCCCATTGGCGGCCGCGAGCCCGTGGGCAAGCCCCTCGACGGCAAGCGTCGCCATGCACCGCCCGTCCTGCGTGTCAAAGGCCGCCACGGCGTTCCCCCCGCCCGCGAACAGCACGTTGCCCGCAAGAATCAGCGTATAGGGATGGTTTGTCTCCGTGCGCCAGAGGGTCTGGCCCGTAGCGCGCTCGAGGGCCAACAGTTCCGTGTCCTTCAACACAAATGACCGGGTCTCGGTAACAACCATCGCGTTTCCCAGGGAGACCGTCGCGATCTTGTCGCGGGTATCGGCGTTGCTGAGCGTGATCCAGCCTGTCTTGTTGCCGGGCCCGTGAGCGATCTGCATGTCAGGCGTCAACAAGGCGAACACCCCGCCGCCACCCTCCAGGTTACCAAGGTGACCGCCCGTTTCGCGGTCGAAAACCATCGGCGCGCTGCGGCCCTGGGGCATGTAGAGCTTGGCGGGCGACGCGAGCATCGCCCCTTCCATCGTAACGTTGTTCATGGTCTTGCAGTACAGGCCCGAACCTTCGGGCACGCCGGTGGCCGCGTCCACGGCGCACAGGTACGCCGCTTCCCACGGCAACAGCGCCGCGCCGAAATAGGCCTTCCCACTATCAACAAGCACGCCCGTGCGCACAGGCCATAGCGGAATCATCTTGCCATCGTTGGGAATCAGACGTTGCTCCGGCGCCGGCGAGTACTTCCAGACCAGCGCCCCGTCAGACGCCTTGATGCAGTAGGCGTAACCATCGTCCGAACCGAAATACAGGTTGCCGCGTTCCCAGGACGGT
This window encodes:
- a CDS encoding PQQ-binding-like beta-propeller repeat protein, with the translated sequence MTIRCMTTAMLVVGMLGVAGAEDWPTYRHDNQRSGVTAEELNPAGLSKAWVHTPAYPPQPAWSGPAKWDSYAGIVGLRSMRNYDPVFHAIVAEGAVYFGSSAEDCVVSLDAATGNVRWVFVTGGPVRIAPSWERGNLYFGSDDGYAYCIKASDGALVWKYSPAPEQRLIPNDGKMIPLWPVRTGVLVDSGKAYFGAALLPWEAAYLCAVDAATGVPEGSGLYCKTMNNVTMEGAMLASPAKLYMPQGRSAPMVFDRETGGHLGNLEGGGGVFALLTPDMQIAHGPGNKTGWITLSNADTRDKIATVSLGNAMVVTETRSFVLKDTELLALERATGQTLWRTETNHPYTLILAGNVLFAGGGNAVAAFDTQDGRCMATLAVEGLAHGLAAANGALYVSTDTGAVYCFR